A region of bacterium DNA encodes the following proteins:
- the rpmJ gene encoding 50S ribosomal protein L36, with translation MKVRASVKKMCAKCKIVRRRGVVRVICENPKHKQRQG, from the coding sequence ATGAAAGTACGAGCTTCAGTCAAGAAAATGTGCGCCAAGTGCAAGATCGTCCGCCGTCGTGGTGTCGTTCGGGTGATCTGCGAGAACCCGAAACACAAGCAGAGGCAGGGGTAG
- the rpsK gene encoding 30S ribosomal protein S11, with amino-acid sequence MAKSKTGGKERRKKEKRVVPHGVVHVKATFNNTIVTVSDPDGGVLTWSSAGRIGFKGSRKGTPFAAQVAGKNAGVQAREFGVRSVDVEVNGPGAGRESAIRALSASGIDVKSIRDVTPIPHNGCRAPKRRRV; translated from the coding sequence ATGGCGAAGAGTAAAACAGGCGGCAAAGAGCGCCGGAAGAAGGAAAAGCGCGTCGTGCCGCACGGTGTCGTTCACGTCAAGGCGACGTTCAACAACACGATCGTGACCGTATCGGATCCCGATGGCGGGGTCCTGACCTGGTCGTCGGCCGGCCGCATCGGCTTCAAGGGATCGCGCAAGGGAACGCCGTTTGCCGCGCAGGTCGCGGGCAAGAACGCGGGCGTTCAGGCCCGTGAATTCGGCGTGCGCAGCGTCGACGTCGAGGTGAACGGACCGGGCGCGGGTCGCGAGTCGGCCATCCGAGCACTTTCGGCTTCGGGAATCGACGTCAAGTCGATCCGCGACGTAACGCCGATCCCGCACAATGGATGCAGAGCACCGAAACGGCGCCGGGTCTGA
- the rpsD gene encoding 30S ribosomal protein S4 has translation MARYTGPVCRLCRRERMKLFLKGDRCFKEKCAIERRGYPPGQHGQRRGRRNLGYGIQLREKQKVKRSYGVLEKQFRSYFKQAERRKGITGENLLAILERRLDNVVYSLGFASSRAQARQLVRHGHVQVGGRKNTIPSFQVKVGDEIAIKEGSRKNDFIRASVETARGRGIPSWLEMDPDNFSGSVTALPTREEIKLAIEEQLIVELYSR, from the coding sequence TTGGCACGTTACACAGGTCCAGTCTGCCGGCTTTGCCGGCGCGAGCGCATGAAGCTCTTTCTGAAGGGCGATCGGTGCTTCAAAGAGAAGTGCGCCATCGAGCGGCGCGGGTATCCTCCGGGTCAGCACGGCCAGCGGCGCGGTCGCCGCAATCTCGGCTACGGCATTCAGCTGCGTGAGAAGCAGAAGGTGAAGCGTTCGTACGGGGTGCTCGAGAAGCAGTTCCGCAGCTATTTCAAGCAGGCGGAGCGGCGCAAGGGCATCACCGGCGAGAACCTCCTGGCGATTCTCGAGCGGCGTTTGGACAACGTGGTCTACAGCCTGGGGTTCGCCTCGTCGAGAGCGCAGGCACGCCAGCTCGTCCGCCACGGTCATGTCCAGGTGGGCGGCAGGAAGAACACCATTCCGTCCTTCCAGGTCAAGGTGGGAGACGAGATCGCGATAAAGGAAGGCAGCCGTAAGAACGACTTCATTCGCGCGAGTGTCGAGACCGCCAGGGGCCGGGGCATTCCCAGCTGGCTGGAGATGGACCCCGACAATTTCTCCGGCTCGGTCACGGCCCTGCCCACGCGCGAAGAGATCAAGCTCGCCATCGAAGAACAGCTGATCGTCGAGCTCTACAGTCGGTAA
- the infA gene encoding translation initiation factor IF-1, with protein MSKEDAIEVEAVVKEPLPNAMFKVELENGHEVLAHVSGKMRKHFIRILPGDRVRIELSPYDLDRGRITYRLRG; from the coding sequence TTGTCGAAGGAAGATGCAATAGAAGTCGAAGCGGTGGTCAAGGAGCCCTTGCCGAACGCGATGTTCAAAGTGGAGCTCGAGAACGGACACGAGGTTTTGGCCCACGTTTCCGGAAAAATGCGTAAACACTTCATTCGGATTCTTCCGGGTGACAGGGTGCGCATAGAGCTGTCGCCCTACGACCTCGACCGAGGACGGATCACCTACCGCTTGCGCGGCTAG
- the rpsM gene encoding 30S ribosomal protein S13, with the protein MARIAGIDLPPNKQIWIGLTYIHGIGATSSRQILSKAGVEETVKVKDLAEDEARKIREIIQNDLLVEGDLRKDVTQNIKRLIEIGSYRGMRHRRGLPTRGQRTHTNARTRKGPKRGAVAGKKKVKK; encoded by the coding sequence ATGGCAAGAATCGCGGGCATCGACCTACCGCCCAACAAGCAGATCTGGATCGGATTGACCTACATCCACGGTATCGGAGCGACCAGCTCGCGCCAGATCCTGTCCAAGGCCGGTGTCGAAGAGACCGTAAAGGTCAAGGACCTGGCCGAGGACGAGGCTCGCAAAATCCGAGAGATCATCCAGAACGATCTGCTGGTCGAGGGCGACCTGCGCAAGGATGTCACCCAGAACATCAAGCGCTTGATCGAGATCGGCTCCTACCGGGGCATGCGCCATCGCCGGGGCTTGCCCACGCGCGGCCAGCGCACACACACCAACGCCCGAACCCGCAAGGGACCCAAGCGCGGCGCCGTGGCCGGCAAGAAGAAAGTAAAGAAGTAG
- a CDS encoding DNA-directed RNA polymerase subunit alpha, which translates to MEYQVFQRPKSLEVERESYTPTYGKFIARPFERGFANTIGNALRRCLLSSIEGAAVSAVRIEGVLHEFSAIPGVVEDVTDIILNLKEIPFLLHSDEPKVITLDAAGAGVADAGLFNADANVEICDEAAPIATINESGTLKLEAQIKKGRGYVSAERNFDETLGLGWIPVDSVHSPIKRVNYRVEAARVGRATDYEQLLLEVWTNGTISPEDAVSQAADLLNKHLGIFIGSEEALLAEVEEEVSSIGSALDSILVKRIDELDLSVRSTNCLKNANIMTLRDLVARSERDMLETKNFGKKSLDEVHDLLESYGLSFGMDVEGGAQ; encoded by the coding sequence ATGGAATATCAGGTTTTTCAACGGCCCAAGAGCCTCGAGGTCGAGCGCGAGTCGTACACTCCGACCTACGGCAAGTTCATCGCACGGCCGTTCGAGCGAGGCTTTGCCAACACCATCGGTAACGCGCTGCGGCGCTGCCTGTTGTCGTCGATCGAAGGTGCCGCGGTCTCGGCCGTTCGCATCGAAGGCGTTCTGCACGAGTTCTCGGCGATCCCGGGCGTGGTGGAGGATGTGACCGACATTATCCTCAACCTCAAAGAGATCCCTTTCCTGCTGCACTCGGACGAGCCCAAGGTGATCACGCTGGACGCCGCGGGCGCGGGTGTGGCCGATGCCGGTCTCTTCAACGCCGACGCGAATGTGGAGATCTGCGACGAGGCAGCTCCTATCGCGACGATCAACGAGTCCGGTACGCTCAAGCTCGAAGCCCAGATCAAAAAGGGCCGCGGCTACGTGAGCGCGGAGCGCAACTTCGACGAGACCCTGGGGCTCGGCTGGATTCCGGTCGACTCGGTGCACAGCCCGATCAAGAGGGTGAACTACCGCGTCGAGGCCGCTCGCGTCGGTCGTGCGACCGACTACGAGCAGCTCCTGCTCGAGGTCTGGACCAACGGCACCATCTCTCCGGAAGACGCGGTCTCGCAGGCGGCCGACCTGCTCAACAAGCACCTCGGCATTTTCATCGGTTCCGAGGAGGCCCTGCTGGCCGAGGTCGAAGAAGAAGTTTCCTCGATCGGCAGCGCGCTCGACTCGATTCTGGTCAAGCGCATCGACGAGTTGGATCTCTCGGTCCGTTCGACCAACTGCCTGAAGAACGCCAATATCATGACCCTTCGCGACCTGGTTGCTAGGAGTGAGCGGGACATGCTCGAGACCAAGAACTTCGGCAAGAAGTCTCTCGATGAGGTCCACGATCTGCTCGAGAGCTACGGCCTCTCCTTCGGGATGGACGTAGAAGGCGGAGCGCAATAA